TAGTtagaattatttttgaaaaacatttcaTACGTGAAAAATAGACATTTGTTTTACGTTaagttaattaaattttcagtGGCATTACGTTGTAAATATTGTGCAAGTCTAAAGGGCATTCTATATgtatacttctattttaataaattagattttaataaattagataaaataatattctgcACGAAGCGCGGACAATCCTCTAATTTAGTTGAATGGGAAATTATGATATGGTTTCTCCACTAGGCTTAAAACCATTTATTATCCGCTTCCCATTTTAGCCTAAGCTATCCAAAACACGAAAGGTCAACCAATAATAGGTAACCACCGTCGGGGGTAACGGAGAATACTTTGCCACAAGCGACAACTTTTATTTCTCCTAatcaaaacatacaaaaaatgaAAGCAGAAATGGATttgaaaagaaataataatagcGAAGTTTTGTTGAAAGCCCATTGTTTTATGAGAGCAGTCTCAAACCACTAGTCATAAAACCACTCATTCCCCTAAGTCCTAAGTCCTAAGTCCTAACTAATTAAAGCCGACATGAGAGAAATAATCAAACAAAGTAGCAACTAGACAACAAAGAGTAGTAGTTGACTTCTAAATCGTGTTCCTTTACAAAACCAGAAACAAAACTTAGACAATGTCACTCATTACCTTTGCTGCTTCCCCTCTTGTTATTACCCCAACCGTTAGATCTTTCACCTTCTCACCACCTCTTCGTCGCTCCAATAACACCGTAATGTCCGCCGTCCGATCTGAGACCACTTCAACATGTCCTGTACTGACCATGTTTAAGAAGGACTGTGCCACCCCTACGCCGTTCTTACGCGATGTAGCCAACGCCATTGCCGATGACATGCAAGCCGGTCTAGCTGTCCATGGAGGAGGAGATCTCGAGATGATCTTGACTTATGTTGATGCTTTGCCTTCTGGGTAAATTCTCCTATTTATTTCCCTCTTAATCATTTCATTATGCTTTGCGATCTAAACATGATAAAAGAAAGTTTGACTTCTTACAAAACAAGTTTGAGTTTGATCTTCTTAGGATCCTTTGAGTAATGTTCTTCTCTGTGCTTGTAGGAAAGAGGAAGGTTTGTTCTATGCATTGGATTTAGGTGGAACAAACTTTCGGGTGCGTAGCGTACAGTTAGGAGGAGAGGAAGAACGTGTCGTAGCCACCAAGTCTGAGCAGCTATCTATTCCTCAGAAGCTTATGATTGGTACAAGTGAGGTAATGAATGACTCACAAatcctcttttttttaaatacatcaATGAATGTTACTAATCAATGAGGTTCTGTAATGAATATTTTCAGGAACTCTTCGGGTTCATTGCTTCAAAGCTTGCAGATTTCGTTGCAAAGGAGGAGCCAGGGCGGTTTAGGCTGGAACAAGGAAGGAAAAGGGAGATTGGGTTTACTTTCTCCTTCCCTGTGAATCAAACCTCTATTGATTCAGGAACACTTATCAAGTGGACTAAAGGCTTTAATGTCTCTGGAATGGTGAGTTCATGTCTCTGTTTACCAAGTGTTTTTTTATATTGAtctaaattttagttaaaaatgtTGTTTGCAGGAAGGTAAAAATGTGGTTGCCTGTTTAAATGAAGCTATGGAAGCACATGGACTTGATATGCGAGTTTCTGCTCTCGTAAGTCTCCGTTTTACTCTTAAAATTAATAGATGGCTAACTCTTGTCTTGTGGGTATAGTAACCTTCTTGGTGTGTAAAGGTAAATGATGGAGTGGGAACATTAGCTGGAGCAAGGTATTGGGACAAAGATGTGATGGCCGGTGTGATTCTTGGCACTGGGACCAATGCTTGTTATGTTGAGCAGAAGCATGCAATTCCTAAACTCCAAAACAAATCTTCTTCTGGAACAACGGTATcattgatattgatttttatatgtaaatagtTTCATCGTTGTTTTGTTCTCCTGCTTATActatttttgattttgaattagATCATAAACACAGAGTGGGGAGGTTTCTCTAAGTGTCTTCCACGAACCATTTTTGACCAAGAGATGGATAAGGATAGCTTAAATCCTGGTGAACATGTAGTAGATCTTTCTCATGCAACTttaggtttttgttttgttttgttagtgAATGGTATCACCAGTTCTTATAGTTGTTCATTTTTTCTATGTGGATGAAGTTATATGAGAAGATGATCTCAGGGATGTACCTTGGTGAAATTGTAAGGAGGGTTTTGCTCCATATGTGTCAAACTAGTGACTTGTTCGGACAAGCTGTTCCTGCCAAACTAGAAACTCCTTTGGCACTCAAGTATTCCATCTCTCACTATCTTTCCCCTAGTAAACACATTTCTATATAAACATTCCGGTCCAagctttggtttggtttggtttatatacTCATCCCTAGATTATGTACTCTAAAATTGTGTAATGTATATGTTTTTACtggtagtttttatttattagaattgGTGTATGGATTCTGTAATAGGAGCCAGGATCTATGCAAAATGCAAGAGGACAATACAGATGATCTTTCAAGTGTTGGATCAATCCTATACAACATTTTTGAGGTAAGTtgttaatatatacaaaaaataaaagaatcacATCTACAGATTGGATCAATTTATTGACTCAATCAAGATATTGGAAACAGGTAAAGGGGGATCTGAAGGATAGGAGGAGAGTGATGGAAGTGTGTGACACGGTAGTGAAACGCGGAGGACGTCTAGCAGGAGCTGGTATAGTGGCAATTCTGGAGAGGAttgagagagagacaaaaagaCTGGCTTCAGGTCAAAGAACCGTTGTGGCTATGGACGGTGCACTCTACGAGAAGTACCCGCAGTATCGACAGTATATGCAAGATGCACTAGTTGAGCTTCTTGGTGATGAACTTGCAAGTCACGTTCAGATTAAACATACCAAAGATGTGTCTGGGCTTGGTGCTGCTCTTTTGGCCGCTACTAACTCCATTTATTAGTGCCTGAACTTCTACTTCATGATAAAAGACTTGGTGCGATACtgctactcttttttttttaaaatctctttTTAACTTCATGAGTAAAGCACGCATTATGCTATCTCTAACATATAAAAGTTGTTAATTTCGAGATCTCTATTCTATGCCACATTGCCACTTAAGCGtgttaatttaaaactaatcgAACTTAACTTTATATGCTGTGGTGTTaatcaaaaagaagaaggaattAACATTTCGGTATCACCATGGACATGTTACGTGACTAGTCTAGACCACTTCTGTGAGACCAGGATACTTTtgtataattctaaaaaagaaCGGAAAGAAACTTTATACGATGTGGTTAATCAGTGATTGTGTCAATGGCTTTTTCTCCTAGAAGCACAATTGCCTAATAGTAAAGGTTTAAAAGTTTGTAGACCAGGTCTTCGGTTCAATTCCCAAATGCTGAAATTTTTTTACAGATTTAGAATGCAAAGTTCGCCGGTTCAATTCCCAAATGGTGAATTTTTTTTACTGATTTAGAATGCAAAGTTTATTGAATGTTCCATAGTGCTGCAAGCAAAGTCGTTCGGTGTGGTCGTATGCTGCAGAGAGAACATGTCCATCGAATATGTCGTACATGCATAACCGTTCGTTGATCCGAATATTACCGGGAGAACTGCATCGTGGAAACGATGTTCGAAAAGTTATTCAtcaatatcatatatattgCAGGTACTTGATCATCATATGTAATAAATTAAGATTATATGATGTATTCCAGATTTGACGAGTattaaaaatcaagtaattttagttatatatatctgAAATTCTGTTCTTTGTAAGCAAAATATGCTCGTatctaacctatactaaaagggttaTATGAGCATCAGAGAGTGTGTCCACGTAGGACAATTAAATCAGCCAATAGGATAATCTGTTTTTGCCACGTAAGCCACCAAATTAGTATTCGGTTGGGctttttatttcatttgatccgtcaaataattttgtttgtttggccCATTGAAATCCTAATACCTTTCTACGAGCGTCGATTCCTTTGGTCTTCCTCTTCGTCGTTTCCTTTTCTCCCTAACGGATCAATCCTTATAAACATCTCTAACTCTTCTGCAATCAAACCTCTATTAACCTCATGCATAGAGTAAATTCTTTGTGCTCTCTACGATGAATCCCAACAGCGAATCCCATGTTTTCGGCGATCTTATCTCCAAGAAATCAAACGGAAAGGACGGTGTCTCCTCCGACGAGCCGATCGAATGTACCGGCCAAAGTGGTGTGTCTTCCACCAAAGCTGTCTCCGGCGATCCTCTGTCGAAGAAACCAAACGGCAAGGCCGTTGTCTCCTCCGCCGAGCCCATCAAACATAGCAGCGGAACCGGTGTCCCTAAATCTCAGCCTATATCTTCATCTCCGTCTCTTCCTTACCTTCCGTTCAACGTTTATGCAACCTCTCATCAACTCTACTAACGGtgaattctctctctctctctctctcattagTTGACTATCTGTAAACCTAATTCTCTTTAACTTTATCAATGTCTGCTTCCGTGAAAACTCCATCACCTAACATAACTACaaaagtaagtttttttttcctgtctTCTGATTATTTGATCAAAAGCATCGTGGGTTTTTTCTCTGTTATGAAAAATGGGTTTaattgaaaatcaaaaaaattgtgaaatcaTCTCTGGTTTATCAGGTACACGGAAGCTTGATCATGGAGTTTATTACAAATGGTGGGTTAGTCCCGCTATGAGCAAGGCCATGGATGGTTAAATCCTCAACTCTGAGTAATGGAGCTCTCTCAGTGCATTGTTCAGATATTAAGATTTTTCTGCAAATATACTTTTGCAGTTTTGCCCAAAACGTTTTAAGGATTTTTCaggtatattaatatttaatgttgTTCTTTGATTGTAGGATGTTGCTTTCAGTGCTCCTttcttacaagttacaacttccttatttaaataaatctaaCGTTAAAAGGATAGGGTTGCAGGTTAGATTATTTTGAGAGTTTCAAGAGGTGCACCTGGAAGAACATTCTTAACCACTCACGGAGGTTGCTGGTTTGACGGAGAGCGATGTTGTGGACATCGTGAAGGTGTAAGAATGATACCTCTCTGAAAGTAGAAGTCACTTGCAAAACAAAAGGTGAGGAAGTTTTCGAGAAAGCAACTTTACGACAGTGACACTCTGAAACGCCTCAGTGGAATATTAGGCGCTATTCTTCATTGGGCTTACTTCCCTTTCCGCAAAGAGAAAAGCTTATGGGTTCTTCTTGCGGATTCAAACAATATCTGTTTCTTCCTGAAGGTTGCTTTCATGGACAGAGTTTGAAGCTATAAGCATTGCGTCGAGTGCTATTAGTTAGACAGTGAATACTTTAGGAGAAAGCGTCGAGATAAATCATAATGCAGTTAGAGAAGTTCCGACTCTGTGAGAAGATTAAAAGTGGGTCTAGATTGGTTTTGCAGCCACTTTCCGAGGTAGGTGGAATGATACTGAGACAAGAACGTCAATACTCTTGCTAACCAgtctaaattcaaaaaatacttGGAGGTACGTCTCTTTCCATCTTTATGTTTCATATAGTAATTGTAGTTATTCATAGACTTGAAAAATTACACATTAAAGACTTCTCTACGGATATGTATCATTACTAATACCATTCCATCTATAATTTCAGGTGTTGTAACCCTTAGCTTCACAAATTCCCCACGACTCTTCTTTGATTCCGTCGTCAGTGTGACAGAAAAATATCTATCAAGGTAATCGTGAATAAATCTTCCCTTCTCACCGTCACTCCAGTTATAAGTACTAAAATATGAATGCCAAACCATGTCGTCGTCCACCGCTCTCGAAATTAATTCTATATAAACACATTTCATATTCAACCATGTTCGAGCTAGGTTTGGAGCAAATGGAGATACCACACCAGCTATCAAAAGCTCCTCCGCAGCTATCAATAGCCTCCACGTAAGTGTTTTCAAACAGTTCTGTTAGCATCATCAATGAATCTGCCCCCTTTTTGTCTTAtatatgtctatatatatatatatatatattattcgcAAGTTGTGCTACTAATCgtatgctatatatatataaatattggtTTGAGGTTAAAGTATGTGATGACGGTGGTGGTGAGGCAACCTTTGTCATCTTTAAGCAGCACTGAAACTGGTTGGTGGACAAGCGCCATTGGTCATGAACGAGATGAGAGAGATACTTACAATCAATAAGTGTAACACTAGATATCTATAAGTCTCATGAGAGTGCTCCCAATGAAAAAGCAGCCATAACAACACCACAGTGTTTCCAAGACACTGTTGGATGCTTATGCAACTTCAAGTCAAGCTCACGGATTTTAATTTCAAGTTACTTACAAGACAGTCAGGGTCTTCTGTATTATTATGATACCATTTAAAAGGGTTCAACTAACCTTACAAGTTACAAACCAATGATGCAGTAGACagatttaagtttttgtttctgATTTTTACAATAGCTAACCCCTTCcagtttatgtttttaattctgATTTCGAACACCCAAGTACTATTGTTATCTATTTCTTAGTTGCACCACCAAGTCAgtagtttttttaaaagaatttatgAATTGTCTTCCTTTATTTTGAGCAACTTATGAATTGTcttccatttttcatttttaagatcaaatctataaacaaaacatttaataatttatcatttatttaaatcaatAAGTCATTTTCAATCCAACAGTACATCAGTCTctcaacaaataataatttactgAAATAAATAATATCCAAGAACTTcgaaaaagaataaataaatttaaataatatccaCATTTCATCAGCCACAACCAAAAcctaacatataataaaaaaattaataataattttgaaaagtaaaaataaaaatagaaaaaatcgtaaaattaaaatttagttaaaatacATAACATAATTGaaaaagtgaatttttttttggaataaggtgatttttttttgtaaaataataataataatgagaaATTGGTTGAAATGCCATAAATTGGCTACcatctttaaaaaataaatcttcattcaaaaatatcataacatttaggtttagtatttagTGATTTGGCTAAAGTTTTGTATTTAAAGGGGGTTTAGGTTTATAAACTGTTATAAAtgattactaaaattttataaatgattactaaacatttataaattagacaatttttttttcgttcGGGCCACTAAACTCATCAGACCATCTAAAATTAACAAGAAATGGACATAATAACATAACCAAataatacatattaaaaataaatatttcaaaaacaaaaaattattaaaaaatataaaacaaaattaagcaaaataaaatattatttcatgatataaaaaatagatttaaagtaatttattcaaataaatcggtaaaatcaaaaatattatttcttaaattctaaaaatcTGCAAGCACAGATCCAATTCTAATACGTGAAAATAAGaactacaatataaaataattgaagaagcacaaaaagagtataaaATTAAATCAACGAAAAAGGTAAACATCATAACATCAAACATTATCATAACATCAAACAATTTTAActgaaaagatgataaaattaaataaaaaataaaaaataatatttcatacACATTCTATAATCAAATCATTAAAACAGAAATACgtgatacataaaatatttgttgaaggtaaatatatatataagtaataaaaGGAAGATATAAGCCTTAGATAAagtgtccacgtaggcgaaaataatcggccaatgaaaaactatatttttgccatgtcacctcctctatttttttttacaaaatgatcttttaactttttacttaaacaactataaccgaaaatatttttttagtaaaatatattatttatataaatataattatagaatGTCCACATAGGCGAAAATAATCGGTcaatgagaaactatatttttgtcatgtcacctcctctatttgtatttacaaaatgatcctttaaatttttacttaaacaattataaccaaaaatgattttttttgtgaaatagattatttatataaatataattatatttttattcacataatagtttgtaaagaaatatttagtgtaaataatatcataattttataatatactaaaataaattcagttatcacaaatatagaatcaattgaCAACAACTTAATTTGTCCAGCATAGGACAACAGAGAAGAGTTTTCAtaccttctaatattataatatctcactatattagtggctaaatcagttttctctagcacaaatacattcttggagtttaagcttttctatctgataatattagtagtttgatcccAAAAAAACGGTCGAACTGTTCATTGTAATTggtgaaagaaaacaaacaaaaatcaaccgaagacttttaaggtatatgaaacaaaaattggaaATAGCAATTCTCTTCAATTAAAGAATAaggaaataaaattgtaaaaatacaaaataaaacaaaaaatataaacacataaagaaagatttagtaaaataaaatcataatataatttacataattgatagtgctcagttacactagaaagtctaaatttacaacatacgcagttttatttacatctttaaacctattatctaACTAAAACGATTCTAAAAAAGTGCCATCATgaagagttagaaaatatacgataaaatataattcataatgttaaaaatacattatcactgatcactaaaaaatcatgttagtagtaataaaaataaaatgacaacacatttattaaaaccttAGAACGACACGCAACAaagtgttattaaatatacaaactacaaattaaatatgttcaacgcaaacacacataaaaatgagacatcatatttagatatatttaaataaataattttaaatatattatattcttgataattttaacattacttaaaaagaaactaaattattaaaaaattaatatacaaataaaaactaaagcaatattttgtaacgtcaaaataataaatgaataaaaatatattatgttaataaaatagattttaaagacttctaattcatgtaaaattacaaaatttgtttattacaattaatattttacgattaaatatattaaaataatattctagatcgatattcaattgCCAGTTTTTAACTATTACAcgtaaacaaatattattaagtaagcttttttttgaaaaaggcgttttatattttaagtaggttattgaagtactttttcttttcgtgaat
Above is a window of Brassica napus cultivar Da-Ae chromosome A10, Da-Ae, whole genome shotgun sequence DNA encoding:
- the LOC106449712 gene encoding hexokinase-like 1 protein codes for the protein MSLITFAASPLVITPTVRSFTFSPPLRRSNNTVMSAVRSETTSTCPVLTMFKKDCATPTPFLRDVANAIADDMQAGLAVHGGGDLEMILTYVDALPSGKEEGLFYALDLGGTNFRVRSVQLGGEEERVVATKSEQLSIPQKLMIGTSEELFGFIASKLADFVAKEEPGRFRLEQGRKREIGFTFSFPVNQTSIDSGTLIKWTKGFNVSGMEGKNVVACLNEAMEAHGLDMRVSALVNDGVGTLAGARYWDKDVMAGVILGTGTNACYVEQKHAIPKLQNKSSSGTTIINTEWGGFSKCLPRTIFDQEMDKDSLNPGEHLYEKMISGMYLGEIVRRVLLHMCQTSDLFGQAVPAKLETPLALKSQDLCKMQEDNTDDLSSVGSILYNIFEVKGDLKDRRRVMEVCDTVVKRGGRLAGAGIVAILERIERETKRLASGQRTVVAMDGALYEKYPQYRQYMQDALVELLGDELASHVQIKHTKDVSGLGAALLAATNSIY